From Methanobacterium bryantii, a single genomic window includes:
- a CDS encoding HEPN domain-containing protein, whose amino-acid sequence MVKNSDEKLLAAKTLFESGFYGDAVSRAYYAMFFAAVEKSEIFRAAKIQRIFDS is encoded by the coding sequence TTGGTAAAAAATTCAGATGAGAAGCTTCTGGCAGCTAAAACTCTTTTTGAGAGTGGCTTCTATGGTGATGCTGTAAGCAGAGCATATTATGCGATGTTTTTCGCAGCCGTCGAAAAATCAGAGATTTTTCGGGCTGCAAAAATTCAAAGAATTTTTGACAGCTAG
- a CDS encoding nucleotidyltransferase domain-containing protein encodes MGQEGIRELNDFLYNLKKNFSPNLILLFGSRARNEYLKESDYDFIIVSEKFEGVHFLKRIEQVLLFWTINQDVDILPYTPEEFEKKKQEIGIVKEALSEGIILEDKFPERAAVY; translated from the coding sequence ATGGGTCAAGAAGGAATTAGAGAACTAAACGATTTTTTGTATAATCTAAAAAAGAATTTTAGCCCGAACTTAATCCTTCTATTTGGCAGCAGGGCTAGAAATGAATACCTGAAAGAAAGCGACTACGATTTTATCATTGTAAGTGAAAAATTTGAGGGTGTACATTTCCTTAAAAGAATTGAACAGGTTCTTTTATTTTGGACTATCAATCAAGATGTGGACATTTTACCGTATACTCCTGAAGAATTCGAAAAGAAAAAACAGGAAATTGGGATAGTAAAAGAAGCCTTAAGTGAAGGTATAATTCTTGAGGATAAATTCCCAGAAAGAGC
- a CDS encoding HEPN domain-containing protein: MREEVSNWWKQALKDLESASKNFEIKEYYVVAFLSQQATEKALKALYIHTVKESPGPTHSLLFLGKSVKIPDEFFSGLRKLSPDFVITRYPDAAHGVPYELYDDEIAKERLKIAKGVVKWVKKELEN, from the coding sequence ATGAGAGAAGAAGTTTCTAACTGGTGGAAACAGGCCCTGAAAGACCTGGAAAGTGCTTCTAAAAATTTTGAAATAAAAGAGTATTATGTGGTGGCATTTTTATCTCAGCAGGCCACTGAAAAGGCGCTTAAGGCACTTTATATTCATACAGTTAAAGAATCTCCAGGTCCGACTCATTCATTACTTTTTTTGGGAAAAAGTGTTAAAATTCCAGATGAATTTTTTAGCGGACTTCGGAAATTAAGTCCTGATTTTGTTATAACCCGCTATCCAGATGCTGCTCATGGAGTTCCTTATGAACTTTATGATGATGAAATAGCGAAAGAAAGGTTAAAAATTGCAAAAGGCGTGGTAAAATGGGTCAAGAAGGAATTAGAGAACTAA
- a CDS encoding HEPN domain-containing protein, with protein MTARALLSKKDSYPRTYRGLISQFGLLFVKEEKFKKELFDLLTRAQEDREEADYGLFLELDKEEALIIIKGAELFLAECKSILPNL; from the coding sequence TTGACAGCTAGGGCTTTGTTATCTAAAAAAGATAGTTATCCAAGGACATATAGAGGTTTAATTTCGCAATTTGGACTCCTTTTTGTAAAGGAAGAGAAATTTAAAAAGGAACTCTTCGATCTGCTTACAAGAGCTCAAGAAGATCGAGAAGAGGCGGATTATGGTTTATTTTTGGAATTAGATAAAGAAGAAGCATTAATTATAATTAAGGGTGCAGAATTGTTTTTAGCCGAATGTAAATCGATTTTGCCGAATCTTTGA